From a single Accipiter gentilis chromosome 8, bAccGen1.1, whole genome shotgun sequence genomic region:
- the LEPROT gene encoding leptin receptor gene-related protein, whose amino-acid sequence MAGIKALVALSFSGAIGLTFLMLGCALEYYGVYWPLFVLIFYFICPIPHFIAKRVSDDSDAASSACRELAYFFTTGIVVSAFGFPIILARVEAIKWGACGLVLAGNAVIFLTILGFFLVFGRGDDFSWEQW is encoded by the exons ATGGCGGGCATCAAAG CTCTCGTGGCGCTGTCCTTCAGCGGAGCCATCGGGCTGACGTTCCTCATGCTGGGCTGCGCCCTGGAGTACTACGG tgtATACTGGCCTCTGTTTGTCTTAATATTTTACTTCATCTGCCCCATTCCCCACTTCATTGCAAAAAGAGTAAGTGATGACAGTGATGCAGCCAGCAGTGCCTGCAGGGAACTGGCATATTTCTTCACAACTGGAATTGTTGTTTCTGCCTTTGGATTTCCTATCATCCTTGCACGGGTTGAAGCG ATCAAATGGGGAGCCTGTGGTCTGGTGCTGGCTGGCAATGCAGTCATTTTCCTTACTATTTTAggcttttttcttgtgtttggtaGAGGAGATGACTTTAGCTGGGAACAGTGGTAG
- the DNAJC6 gene encoding putative tyrosine-protein phosphatase auxilin isoform X1, which produces MSLLGSYRKKPGSDGYESLQLVDSSFDGGGGKTGINPAVGGRSPARHQQHQYHQYQQQPQPRAEGGSTMDSSGASSPDMESSYGGGLLDMVKGGAGRLFSNLKDNLKDTLKDTSSKVMQSVASYTKGELDISYITSRIIVMSFPAEGVELGFRNHIEDVRTFLDSRHPDHYTVFNLSPKYYRSAKFHNRVSECSWPVRQAPSLHNLYAVCKNMHNWLQQNPKNVCVIHCMDGRAASAVLVSAMFCFCHLFSNPGPAMQLLNTKRPGIVLWPSHRRYIGYICDLIADKPVIPHCKPLTIKSVTLSPVPCFNKQRNGCRPFCDILSGETRILTTSQEYERMKEYRVQEGKVLIPLGATVHGDVVVSVYHMRSTIGGRLQAKMTNTQIFQIQFHTGFIALGTTTLKFTKPELDACDSPDKYPQLFHVILDIEIQSTDRQTELTPPWENFTTKDINPTILFSSHQEHQDTLALAGRGPTDSPQDNIRNVGQSAFFSSLSWQDQKSDKSSSHPTSEDRAALVHEESEQSDDELLSLSSQHSNASGDKPHGTPKHSKKQQEPPAPPPPEDVDLLGLDGSPMSKSFPSQPTAALSNSDLLNDLFGVGGPSSQSQSGQPTAEEVFHVGGPGSVQSTPRRSAASASPSPSPRVGEATAFDPFGSSPKQTGPDLLGSFLGSSAVPGDPFLQATRSPSPTVHSDPFHMASSTPTVSIQPDVSGGWDWANKPGGLGVGSKSAATSPTGSLHSTPTHQAKPQTLDPFADLGTLGASLAGGPSFASKPTTPTGMGGGFPPSPQKPSPQPMGGSGWQQGAGYGWQQAQPKAQPSMPHASPQNKPNYNVSFSAMPGAQNERGKGPANVDSKPKVSADFEDLLSGQGFNAHKDKKGPKTIAEMRKEEMAKEMDPEKLKVLEWIEGKERNIRALLSTMHTVLWAGETKWKPVSMADLVTPEQVKKVYRRAVLVVHPDKATGQPYEQYAKMIFMELNDAWSEFENQGQKPLY; this is translated from the exons GTGCCTCGTCACCAGACATGGAGTCCAGCTATGGGGGAGGATTGCTAGATATGGTgaaaggaggagcagggagaCTCTTCAGCAATTTGAAGGATAACCTGAAGGATACCCTGAAGGATACATCTTCAAAGGTCATGCAATCTGTTGCCAG TTACACCAAGGGGGAGCTAGATATTTCATATATTACCTCAAGAATCATAG TGATGTCTTTTCCGGCTGAAGGCGTTGAGCTGGGATTCAGGAACCACATTGAAGATGTACGGACATTTTTGGATTCCAGACATCCTGACCACTACACAGTCTTCAACTTGTCACCCAAGTATTATCGCAGTGCCAAGTTTCACAACCGG GTATCCGAATGTAGCTGGCCAGTACGACAAGCGCCCAGTCTGCACAACCTCTACGCCGTCTGTAAGAACATGCACAACTGGCTACAGCAGAACCCCAAAAATGTGTGTGTCATCCACTGCATG GATGGCCGTGCAGCCTCAGCAGTTCTGGTCAGTGCGATGTTCTGTTTCTGTCACCTCTTCTCTAATCCAGGCCCTGCTATGCAGTTGCTAAACACAAAGAGACCTGGAATTGTTCTGTGGCCATCTCACAGGAG ATACATAGGATACATTTGTGATCTAATAGCAGACAAGCCCGTCATTCCTCACTGCAAACCACTTACTATCAAGTCAGTCACCCTCAGTCCCGTCCCCTGTTTCAACAAGCAACGAAATGGCTGCCGGCCCTTCTGCGACATTCTCAGCGGAGAAACCAGAATCCTTACAACTTCCCAGGAGTATGAAAGAATGAA AGAATACCGTGTGCAAGAAGGGAAAGTCCTAATTCCACTGGGAGCCACTGTCCACGGAGATGTTGTTGTTTCTGTCTACCATATGAGATCAACCATTGGCGGACGCCTTCAGGCAAAA atgaccaACACACAAATATTCCAAATTCAATTTCATACTGGATTCATAGCCCTGGGAACAACCACACTAAAATTCACCAA GCCTGAACTGGATGCCTGTGACTCTCCAGACAAATATCCTCAGCTCTTTCATGTTATACTGGACATAGAAATACAGTCTACTGATAGACAAACGGAATTAACTCCCCCGTGGGAGAACTTCACAACAAAAGATATCAATCCAACCATTCTCTTCTCCTCTCATCAGGAGCATCAGGACACTCTTGCTTTGGCAG GTAGAGGTCCCACTGATTCACCCCAGGATAACATAAGAAATGTTGGACAGAGTGCATTCTTCTCATCTCTCAGCTGGCAAG ATCAGAAATCTGACAAAAGTAGCTCTCACCCCACCTCAGAGGATCGAGCAGCGTTGGTGCATGAGGAAAGCGAACAGTCAGATGACGAACTCTTGTCCCTTTCCAGTCAGCACAGTAATGCCAGCGGTGACAAGCCTCATGGGAcaccaaaacacagcaaaaagcagcaagagcCTCCGGCACCACCTCCGCCTGAAGACGTGGACCTGCTGGGCCTGGACGGTAGCCCTATGAGCAAGAGTTTTCCCTCGCAGCCCACTGCTGCTCTCTCTAACTCAGACTTGCTGAAtgatttgtttggggttggcGGGCCAAGTTCCCAGAGTCAAAGCGGACAGCCCACCGCTGAGGAGGTCTTCCATGTGGGGGGACCTGGATCCGTGCAGTCAACTCCTCGGCGTTCCGCAGCTTcggcatccccatccccgtccccaagGGTAGGAGAAG CCACTGCCTTTGATCCATTTGGAAGTAGCCCTAAGCAAACTGGTCCAGACCTCCTGGGTTCCTTTCTTGGTTCATCAGCTGTCCCTGGTGATCCTTTCCTTCAAGCAACAAGAAGTCCTTCACCAACTGTGCACAGCGATCCCTTTCACATGG CTTCTAGCACACCAACGGTTTCCATACAGCCAGATGTTTCCGGTGGTTGGGACTGGGCCAACAAACCAG gTGGCCTAGGTGTGGGAAGTAAGTCGGCTGCCACCAGTCCTACAGGATCCCTCCATAGCACTCCCACTCATCAGGCTAAACCCCAAACACTGGATCCATTTGCTGATCTGGGGACTCTTGGAGCAAGTTTAGCAG GTGGCCCTTCGTTTGCCAGTAAACCGACCACACCGACGGGCATGGGTGGAGGATTCCCCCCCTCGCCGCAGAaaccctctccccagcccatggGTGGCAGCGGTTGGCAGCAAGGAGCTGGCTATGGCTGGCAGCAGGCACAACCCAAAGCCCAGCCAAGCATGCCTCATGCATCTCCCCAGAACAAGCCCAATTACAACGTGAGTTTCTCAGCAATGCCGGGAGCACAAAACGAACGTGGAAAAGGACCGGCTAACGTTG ATTCAAAACCAAAAGTGTCTGCAGATTTTGAAGACCTACTATCTGGTCAAGGTTTTAATGCTCACAAGGACAAGAAGGGCCCCAAAACAATAGCTGAGATGAGAAAAGAAGAGATGGCTAAGGAGATGGACCCTGAAAAACTAAAA GTCCTGGAATGGAttgaagggaaagagagaaatataAGAGCCCTGCTGTCCACAATGCATACAGTCTTATGGGCAGGGGAGACCAAGTGGAAACCTGTTAGTATGGCAGATCTTGTCACACCAGAGCAAGTGAAGAAGGTCTACCGGCGGGCAGTGCTTGTCGTTCATCCTGACAAG GCTACTGGGCAGCCATATGAACAATATGCAAAGATGATATTTATGGAGCTAAATGATGCCTGGTCAGAATTTGAAAACCAAGGACAAAAACCCTTGTATTAG
- the DNAJC6 gene encoding putative tyrosine-protein phosphatase auxilin isoform X2 — protein MDSSGASSPDMESSYGGGLLDMVKGGAGRLFSNLKDNLKDTLKDTSSKVMQSVASYTKGELDISYITSRIIVMSFPAEGVELGFRNHIEDVRTFLDSRHPDHYTVFNLSPKYYRSAKFHNRVSECSWPVRQAPSLHNLYAVCKNMHNWLQQNPKNVCVIHCMDGRAASAVLVSAMFCFCHLFSNPGPAMQLLNTKRPGIVLWPSHRRYIGYICDLIADKPVIPHCKPLTIKSVTLSPVPCFNKQRNGCRPFCDILSGETRILTTSQEYERMKEYRVQEGKVLIPLGATVHGDVVVSVYHMRSTIGGRLQAKMTNTQIFQIQFHTGFIALGTTTLKFTKPELDACDSPDKYPQLFHVILDIEIQSTDRQTELTPPWENFTTKDINPTILFSSHQEHQDTLALAGRGPTDSPQDNIRNVGQSAFFSSLSWQDQKSDKSSSHPTSEDRAALVHEESEQSDDELLSLSSQHSNASGDKPHGTPKHSKKQQEPPAPPPPEDVDLLGLDGSPMSKSFPSQPTAALSNSDLLNDLFGVGGPSSQSQSGQPTAEEVFHVGGPGSVQSTPRRSAASASPSPSPRVGEATAFDPFGSSPKQTGPDLLGSFLGSSAVPGDPFLQATRSPSPTVHSDPFHMASSTPTVSIQPDVSGGWDWANKPGGLGVGSKSAATSPTGSLHSTPTHQAKPQTLDPFADLGTLGASLAGGPSFASKPTTPTGMGGGFPPSPQKPSPQPMGGSGWQQGAGYGWQQAQPKAQPSMPHASPQNKPNYNVSFSAMPGAQNERGKGPANVDSKPKVSADFEDLLSGQGFNAHKDKKGPKTIAEMRKEEMAKEMDPEKLKVLEWIEGKERNIRALLSTMHTVLWAGETKWKPVSMADLVTPEQVKKVYRRAVLVVHPDKATGQPYEQYAKMIFMELNDAWSEFENQGQKPLY, from the exons GTGCCTCGTCACCAGACATGGAGTCCAGCTATGGGGGAGGATTGCTAGATATGGTgaaaggaggagcagggagaCTCTTCAGCAATTTGAAGGATAACCTGAAGGATACCCTGAAGGATACATCTTCAAAGGTCATGCAATCTGTTGCCAG TTACACCAAGGGGGAGCTAGATATTTCATATATTACCTCAAGAATCATAG TGATGTCTTTTCCGGCTGAAGGCGTTGAGCTGGGATTCAGGAACCACATTGAAGATGTACGGACATTTTTGGATTCCAGACATCCTGACCACTACACAGTCTTCAACTTGTCACCCAAGTATTATCGCAGTGCCAAGTTTCACAACCGG GTATCCGAATGTAGCTGGCCAGTACGACAAGCGCCCAGTCTGCACAACCTCTACGCCGTCTGTAAGAACATGCACAACTGGCTACAGCAGAACCCCAAAAATGTGTGTGTCATCCACTGCATG GATGGCCGTGCAGCCTCAGCAGTTCTGGTCAGTGCGATGTTCTGTTTCTGTCACCTCTTCTCTAATCCAGGCCCTGCTATGCAGTTGCTAAACACAAAGAGACCTGGAATTGTTCTGTGGCCATCTCACAGGAG ATACATAGGATACATTTGTGATCTAATAGCAGACAAGCCCGTCATTCCTCACTGCAAACCACTTACTATCAAGTCAGTCACCCTCAGTCCCGTCCCCTGTTTCAACAAGCAACGAAATGGCTGCCGGCCCTTCTGCGACATTCTCAGCGGAGAAACCAGAATCCTTACAACTTCCCAGGAGTATGAAAGAATGAA AGAATACCGTGTGCAAGAAGGGAAAGTCCTAATTCCACTGGGAGCCACTGTCCACGGAGATGTTGTTGTTTCTGTCTACCATATGAGATCAACCATTGGCGGACGCCTTCAGGCAAAA atgaccaACACACAAATATTCCAAATTCAATTTCATACTGGATTCATAGCCCTGGGAACAACCACACTAAAATTCACCAA GCCTGAACTGGATGCCTGTGACTCTCCAGACAAATATCCTCAGCTCTTTCATGTTATACTGGACATAGAAATACAGTCTACTGATAGACAAACGGAATTAACTCCCCCGTGGGAGAACTTCACAACAAAAGATATCAATCCAACCATTCTCTTCTCCTCTCATCAGGAGCATCAGGACACTCTTGCTTTGGCAG GTAGAGGTCCCACTGATTCACCCCAGGATAACATAAGAAATGTTGGACAGAGTGCATTCTTCTCATCTCTCAGCTGGCAAG ATCAGAAATCTGACAAAAGTAGCTCTCACCCCACCTCAGAGGATCGAGCAGCGTTGGTGCATGAGGAAAGCGAACAGTCAGATGACGAACTCTTGTCCCTTTCCAGTCAGCACAGTAATGCCAGCGGTGACAAGCCTCATGGGAcaccaaaacacagcaaaaagcagcaagagcCTCCGGCACCACCTCCGCCTGAAGACGTGGACCTGCTGGGCCTGGACGGTAGCCCTATGAGCAAGAGTTTTCCCTCGCAGCCCACTGCTGCTCTCTCTAACTCAGACTTGCTGAAtgatttgtttggggttggcGGGCCAAGTTCCCAGAGTCAAAGCGGACAGCCCACCGCTGAGGAGGTCTTCCATGTGGGGGGACCTGGATCCGTGCAGTCAACTCCTCGGCGTTCCGCAGCTTcggcatccccatccccgtccccaagGGTAGGAGAAG CCACTGCCTTTGATCCATTTGGAAGTAGCCCTAAGCAAACTGGTCCAGACCTCCTGGGTTCCTTTCTTGGTTCATCAGCTGTCCCTGGTGATCCTTTCCTTCAAGCAACAAGAAGTCCTTCACCAACTGTGCACAGCGATCCCTTTCACATGG CTTCTAGCACACCAACGGTTTCCATACAGCCAGATGTTTCCGGTGGTTGGGACTGGGCCAACAAACCAG gTGGCCTAGGTGTGGGAAGTAAGTCGGCTGCCACCAGTCCTACAGGATCCCTCCATAGCACTCCCACTCATCAGGCTAAACCCCAAACACTGGATCCATTTGCTGATCTGGGGACTCTTGGAGCAAGTTTAGCAG GTGGCCCTTCGTTTGCCAGTAAACCGACCACACCGACGGGCATGGGTGGAGGATTCCCCCCCTCGCCGCAGAaaccctctccccagcccatggGTGGCAGCGGTTGGCAGCAAGGAGCTGGCTATGGCTGGCAGCAGGCACAACCCAAAGCCCAGCCAAGCATGCCTCATGCATCTCCCCAGAACAAGCCCAATTACAACGTGAGTTTCTCAGCAATGCCGGGAGCACAAAACGAACGTGGAAAAGGACCGGCTAACGTTG ATTCAAAACCAAAAGTGTCTGCAGATTTTGAAGACCTACTATCTGGTCAAGGTTTTAATGCTCACAAGGACAAGAAGGGCCCCAAAACAATAGCTGAGATGAGAAAAGAAGAGATGGCTAAGGAGATGGACCCTGAAAAACTAAAA GTCCTGGAATGGAttgaagggaaagagagaaatataAGAGCCCTGCTGTCCACAATGCATACAGTCTTATGGGCAGGGGAGACCAAGTGGAAACCTGTTAGTATGGCAGATCTTGTCACACCAGAGCAAGTGAAGAAGGTCTACCGGCGGGCAGTGCTTGTCGTTCATCCTGACAAG GCTACTGGGCAGCCATATGAACAATATGCAAAGATGATATTTATGGAGCTAAATGATGCCTGGTCAGAATTTGAAAACCAAGGACAAAAACCCTTGTATTAG